A genome region from Cardiocondyla obscurior isolate alpha-2009 linkage group LG14, Cobs3.1, whole genome shotgun sequence includes the following:
- the LOC139108108 gene encoding histone H3.3A, translated as MARTKQTARKSTGGKAPRKQLATKAARKSAPSTGGVKKPHRYRPGTVALREIRRYQKSTELLIRKLPFQRLVREIAQDFKTDLRFQSAAIGALQEASEAYLVGLFEDTNLCAIHAKRVTIMPKDIQLARRIRGERA; from the exons ATGGCACGTACCAAGCAGACGGCTCGTAAATCAACGGGTGGAAAGGCGCCTAGGAAGCAGCTCGCTACCAAGGCGGCACGTAAGAGCGCGCCGTCCACTGGAGGCGTCAAGAAGCCTCATCGTTACAG GCCGGGAACCGTGGCTCTTCGAGAAATTCGAAGATATCAGAAGTCGACTGAGTTGTTGATCAGGAAATTGCCGTTCCAGCGCCTGGTTCGTGAAATCGCTCAGGATTTCAAAACAGATCTGCGTTTCCAGAGTGCGGCTATAGGTGCGCTCCAGGAAGCATCCGAAGCATACCTGGTCGGCTTGTTCGAAGACACGAATTTGTGTGCCATCCACGCCAAACGTGTCACGATCATGCCAAAAGATATCCAGCTGGCGCGGCGAATTCGCGGCGAGCGCGCTTAA
- the LOC139108107 gene encoding histone H3.3A: MARTKQTARKSTGGKAPRKQLATKAARKSAPSTGGVKKPHRYRPGTVALREIRRYQKSTELLIRKLPFQRLVREIAQDFKTDLRFQSAAIGALQEASEAYLVGLFEDTNLCAIHAKRVTIMPKDIQLARRIRGERA; this comes from the exons ATGGCGCGTACCAAGCAGACGGCCCGTAAATCTACGGGAGGTAAAGCTCCTCGCAAGCAGCTCGCGACGAAAGCGGCCAGAAAGAGCGCGCCGTCCACCGGTGGCGTGAAGAAGCCGCATCGTTatag ACCCGGTACCGTAGCGCTTCGAGAAATCCGAAGATACCAGAAGTCCACCGAATTGCTGATCAGGAAGCTGCCGTTTCAGCGACTGGTTCGTGAGATCGCCCAGGATTTCAAGACCGATCTGCGCTTCCAGAGCGCCGCCATAGGCGCTCTCCAGGAAGCCTCCGAGGCGTACCTCGTCGGCCTCTTCGAGGACACCAACCTGTGCGCGATCCACGCGAAGCGCGTCACGATCATGCCTAAAGACATCCAGCTGGCCCGGCGAATCCGCGGCGAGCGTGCTTAA